In Gossypium arboreum isolate Shixiya-1 chromosome 6, ASM2569848v2, whole genome shotgun sequence, the following are encoded in one genomic region:
- the LOC108484661 gene encoding uncharacterized protein LOC108484661 isoform X1: MGWIEENMKSTHFRQILSQAISLGMVISSALIIWKGLIYITGSESPVVVVLSGSMEPGFKRGDILFLYMNKDPIRAGQIVVFNDGRDVPIVHRVIEVHEQRDSKEADILTKGDANPHDDRMLYTSSNRWLQRKYIMGRAVGFLPYVGWLTIIMTDKPIIKYILLGALGLLVITSKE; encoded by the exons ATGGGGTGGATTGAAGAAAAtatgaaatcaactcattttagaCAAATTCTCTCTCAAGCCATCAGCCTCG GAATGGTTATTTCATCGGCACTGATAATATGGAAAGGATTGATTTACATTACTGGAAGCGAGTCGCCGGTGGTGGTTGTGCTATCTGGGAGTATGGAACCCGGTTTCAAACGA GGAGATATATTGTTCCTATACATGAACAAGGATCCTATTCGTGCGGGACAAATCGTTGTCTTCAATGAT GGACGTGATGTTCCGATTGTTCATCGGGTGATTGAG GTTCATGAGCAGCGAGATAGCAAAGAAGCTGATATACTCACTAAAG GAGACGCTAATCCTCACGATGACAGAATGTTGTACACATCTAGTAATCGTTGGTTGCAACGAAAATACATCATGGGCAGAGCTGTTGG GTTCTTGCCTTATGTTGGCTGGTTGACAATTATCATGACAGACAAGCCTATAATCAAG TACATACTACTGGGTGCATTGGGATTACTGGTCATAACCTCAAAGGAGTGA
- the LOC108485394 gene encoding uncharacterized protein At2g34160-like: MEEITQGVNNINLVADSHKNRIQVSNTKKPLFFYVNLAKRYMQQHNEVELSALGMAIATVVTIAEILKNNGLAVEKKITTSTVDMKEDSRGRPVQKAKIEILLGKTENFDELMAASAEEREIVDGEVQG; encoded by the exons ATGGAAGAAATCACCCAAGGTGTCAACAACATCAACTTGGTCGCCGATTCCCACAAGAATCGGATTCAAGTCTCCAATACCAAGAAGCCCTTGTTTTTCTACGTTAATCTTGCCAAG AGGTATATGCAGCAGCACAATGAGGTGGAGTTGTCTGCCCTTGGCATGG CTATTGCAACTGTTGTCACAATTGCAGAAATTCTGAAAAACAACGGTTTAGCTGTTGAGAAGA AGATCACAACCTCAACAGTTGACATGAAGGAGGACTCAAGAGGGCGACCAGTCCAAAAAGCAAAG ATTGAGATATTGTTGGGGAAGACAGAAAACTTTGATGAATTAATGGCAGCTTCTGCTGAAGAAAGAGAGATTGTGGATGGAGAAGTGCAGGGTTGA
- the LOC108484661 gene encoding uncharacterized protein LOC108484661 isoform X2 produces the protein MVISSALIIWKGLIYITGSESPVVVVLSGSMEPGFKRGDILFLYMNKDPIRAGQIVVFNDGRDVPIVHRVIEVHEQRDSKEADILTKGDANPHDDRMLYTSSNRWLQRKYIMGRAVGFLPYVGWLTIIMTDKPIIKYILLGALGLLVITSKE, from the exons ATGGTTATTTCATCGGCACTGATAATATGGAAAGGATTGATTTACATTACTGGAAGCGAGTCGCCGGTGGTGGTTGTGCTATCTGGGAGTATGGAACCCGGTTTCAAACGA GGAGATATATTGTTCCTATACATGAACAAGGATCCTATTCGTGCGGGACAAATCGTTGTCTTCAATGAT GGACGTGATGTTCCGATTGTTCATCGGGTGATTGAG GTTCATGAGCAGCGAGATAGCAAAGAAGCTGATATACTCACTAAAG GAGACGCTAATCCTCACGATGACAGAATGTTGTACACATCTAGTAATCGTTGGTTGCAACGAAAATACATCATGGGCAGAGCTGTTGG GTTCTTGCCTTATGTTGGCTGGTTGACAATTATCATGACAGACAAGCCTATAATCAAG TACATACTACTGGGTGCATTGGGATTACTGGTCATAACCTCAAAGGAGTGA
- the LOC108484536 gene encoding uncharacterized protein LOC108484536 has protein sequence MTGEPVNPKAYPLADAQLTTTILDLVQQAANYKQLKKGANEATKTLNRGISEFIVMAADTEPLEILLHLPLLAEDKNVPYVFVPSKQALGRACGVTRPVIACSVTSNEGSQLKSQIQQLKDAIEKLLI, from the exons Atg ACTGGAGAACCAGTGAACCCCAAAGCATACCCACTAGCGGATGCTCAGTTAACAACCACGATTTTAGATCTTGTTCAACAAGCTGCCAACTACAAGCAGCTCAAAAAGGGAGCTAATGAAG CTACTAAGACCCTGAATAGAGGTATCTCGGAGTTCATTGTGATGGCTGCTGATACCGAGCCCCTTGAGATTCTGCTCCATCTTCCTTTGCTTGCTGAAGATAAG AATGTTCCCTACGTATTTGTTCCTTCAAAGCAAGCACTTGGACGTGCATGTGGGGTTACAAGACCTGTAATTGCATGTTCTGTCACATCAAACGAAGGAAGCCAATTGAAATCCCAAATACAACAACTCAAG GATGCTATTGAGAAGCTCTTGATCTAG